A stretch of Metabacillus sp. FJAT-52054 DNA encodes these proteins:
- the gnd gene encoding phosphogluconate dehydrogenase (NAD(+)-dependent, decarboxylating), which translates to MQIGLIGLGKMGYNLALNMKDHGYDVIANDVSAEALQAIRGEGIETADSIQMLAEKLPSPKIIWMMVPAGEITEHVIQQVSAHMSEGDILIDGGNSNYKETIRRGQQLKEKGIYFVDCGTSGGTEGARNGICTMIGAEPEAFAAVEKLFKDLSVENGYLHAGKPGSGHFLKMVHNGVEYGMMQSIAEGFEILDKSDFDYDYKEVSRVWNNGSVIRSWLMELMENAFSKDPELAGIRGVMNSSGEGKWTVEAALDFQASAPVIAMSLFMRYRSQENDTFHGKVVSALRNEFGGHAVVKSEE; encoded by the coding sequence ATGCAAATTGGATTAATTGGACTTGGAAAAATGGGCTACAACCTGGCCCTTAATATGAAAGATCATGGCTACGATGTCATAGCAAATGACGTAAGTGCAGAGGCACTTCAAGCTATACGGGGAGAAGGAATCGAGACGGCTGACAGCATCCAAATGCTTGCAGAAAAACTTCCTTCGCCGAAAATCATCTGGATGATGGTTCCTGCAGGGGAGATAACAGAACATGTCATTCAGCAGGTATCCGCTCATATGAGTGAAGGAGATATTCTGATTGATGGCGGAAACTCCAATTACAAAGAAACAATCAGACGGGGCCAGCAGCTCAAAGAAAAAGGAATTTACTTCGTGGACTGCGGAACAAGCGGCGGAACAGAAGGTGCAAGAAACGGGATTTGCACCATGATCGGAGCAGAACCTGAAGCGTTCGCGGCAGTTGAGAAGCTGTTCAAGGATCTTTCTGTTGAAAACGGATATCTTCATGCAGGCAAGCCCGGAAGCGGACACTTCCTCAAAATGGTTCACAATGGCGTGGAATACGGAATGATGCAATCCATTGCTGAGGGATTTGAAATTCTGGACAAAAGTGATTTTGATTATGATTACAAAGAGGTTTCACGAGTATGGAACAATGGATCGGTTATCCGCTCATGGCTCATGGAACTAATGGAAAATGCATTCTCTAAAGACCCGGAACTTGCAGGAATCCGCGGTGTCATGAACTCTTCAGGTGAAGGGAAATGGACAGTGGAAGCAGCGCTTGATTTCCAGGCTTCAGCGCCTGTTATTGCCATGTCATTGTTCATGAGATATCGTTCCCAGGAAAATGATACGTTCCACGGCAAGGTCGTTTCTGCCCTACGAAATGAATTCGGCGGACATGCTGTTGTGAAAAGTGAAGAGTAA
- a CDS encoding thiazole synthase, whose protein sequence is MLKIGPLSFQSRLLLGTGKYPDFDVQKKAIEESETEILTFAVRRMDIFESSQPNLLEKLDLNRYSLLPNTAGAKNAEEAVRIAKLAKASGLCTMIKVEVIGDFQTLLPDPFETLKACEILLEEGFIVLPYISDDVILAKRLQEMGVHAVMPGASPIGSGMGIVNPLNLSLIIEQASVPVIVDAGIGSPADAALAMEMGADGVLLNTAVSAAKDPVKMAAAMKLAIRAGHLGREAGRIPKKRYASASSPSEGMSVIE, encoded by the coding sequence ATGCTGAAAATAGGACCCCTTTCATTTCAATCAAGACTGCTGCTTGGAACGGGAAAATATCCCGATTTTGATGTTCAAAAAAAGGCGATTGAAGAATCAGAAACAGAAATATTAACATTTGCGGTTAGAAGAATGGATATATTTGAAAGCTCTCAGCCAAACCTGCTGGAAAAGCTGGATTTGAACCGTTATTCTCTTCTTCCCAACACAGCTGGCGCTAAAAACGCGGAAGAAGCGGTGCGGATTGCGAAGCTCGCGAAAGCTTCCGGCCTTTGTACGATGATTAAAGTAGAAGTCATCGGTGATTTTCAGACGCTTCTCCCGGATCCTTTTGAAACGCTTAAAGCATGCGAAATCCTTTTAGAGGAAGGATTTATCGTCCTTCCTTACATATCGGATGATGTCATATTGGCAAAACGCCTTCAAGAAATGGGCGTTCATGCAGTCATGCCGGGAGCGTCACCGATTGGATCAGGAATGGGCATTGTCAATCCGCTCAATTTAAGTCTCATTATCGAACAGGCTTCTGTTCCGGTTATTGTGGATGCTGGAATTGGGAGTCCGGCAGATGCGGCCCTTGCCATGGAAATGGGAGCGGATGGAGTCCTCCTTAATACAGCGGTGTCAGCTGCAAAAGATCCTGTTAAAATGGCCGCTGCCATGAAGCTTGCCATTCGTGCAGGCCATCTTGGCCGGGAAGCAGGCAGAATTCCGAAGAAACGGTACGCATCTGCAAGCAGTCCAAGTGAAGGAATGAGCGTCATTGAGTGA
- a CDS encoding glycosyl hydrolase family 18 protein — protein MKRMTLFLLGFTMLLSGCMGNTGNANDSETKNKMMRSANQVNEKPRVDQISNKTKDTNPSETEFKKRKIETIGFLEPVDANAASKEVRNTGNLLSYTAFFSYRVKEDGSLIPLDDQKPLSSVKDTSTVPMLVLTNFMDGNFSPDIAHKIFTDKKASEKLMTSLLDTMKAKGYKALNIDFEHIREKDRALFNGFLETIIPRVQKEGYLVSTALAPKTSDEQAGPWHGAHDYKRHGELADFVILMTYEWGWSGGPPMAVSPIEQVKKVVDYALTEIPREKIVMGAPLYGYDWVLPYKKGSAFAKRIAPQEAADLAVAKGAEVQFDNKSQSPFFYYKGDDGKKHVVWFENEQSARAKFKLIQDYKLRGVAYWVLGEPFPENWELLNELFKIKHPK, from the coding sequence ATGAAGAGGATGACCCTTTTCCTTCTAGGATTCACCATGCTTCTCTCCGGATGCATGGGCAATACCGGAAACGCTAATGACAGCGAAACGAAGAACAAAATGATGCGCTCTGCCAATCAGGTAAATGAGAAACCGCGTGTTGATCAAATCAGCAACAAAACGAAGGATACCAATCCTTCTGAGACAGAATTTAAAAAACGGAAAATCGAAACTATTGGGTTCCTTGAGCCGGTAGATGCGAATGCAGCCTCAAAAGAAGTCCGCAATACGGGGAATCTTCTTTCCTATACCGCCTTTTTCAGCTACAGGGTTAAAGAAGACGGCAGCCTGATTCCATTGGATGATCAAAAGCCGCTCTCATCCGTTAAAGACACTTCCACAGTTCCAATGCTCGTCCTTACAAACTTTATGGATGGAAATTTTTCACCGGATATTGCCCATAAAATTTTCACAGACAAAAAAGCCTCTGAAAAATTAATGACGAGCCTGCTTGATACGATGAAAGCTAAAGGCTATAAAGCATTGAATATTGATTTTGAACATATTCGTGAAAAGGATCGTGCCCTTTTCAATGGATTCCTGGAAACCATCATTCCACGGGTTCAAAAAGAAGGCTATCTTGTATCTACAGCCCTTGCTCCTAAGACGAGCGATGAGCAGGCTGGACCTTGGCATGGTGCTCATGATTACAAACGCCATGGAGAGCTGGCGGATTTTGTAATCTTGATGACCTACGAATGGGGATGGTCAGGCGGACCCCCAATGGCTGTATCTCCAATTGAACAAGTAAAGAAAGTAGTTGATTATGCGCTTACAGAAATACCAAGAGAAAAGATTGTCATGGGTGCTCCGCTTTATGGATATGATTGGGTCCTTCCTTATAAGAAAGGAAGTGCCTTTGCTAAAAGAATTGCTCCTCAGGAAGCTGCTGACCTTGCCGTTGCAAAAGGAGCAGAAGTTCAGTTTGACAATAAAAGTCAATCTCCTTTCTTTTACTACAAAGGAGACGATGGGAAAAAGCATGTGGTCTGGTTTGAAAATGAACAGAGTGCCCGAGCTAAATTTAAACTTATTCAGGACTATAAACTACGCGGAGTTGCCTACTGGGTTCTTGGGGAGCCATTCCCTGAAAACTGGGAACTTTTAAATGAACTGTTTAAAATCAAACATCCTAAATGA
- the thiO gene encoding glycine oxidase ThiO has protein sequence MMKEVDVCIIGGGVIGCSIAYELSKKGYKTAIYEKGKAGQQSSSAAAGLLGVQAEWDEYNPLFDLARESREMFPKLAEELRAVTGIDIGYEEKGIYKVAETDEELAQLEKTAAWQMGTGEPVQLMTKDELKEKEPLLSNSVLGGAYYPKDGHVIAPALAKAYEHAALLNGAKLFEHTAVDEVLMDNGKAAGVRANGEMIMCGKVIIAAGAWSTPFLKTFSPLSETYPVKGEMISVLSKEKLISKPLYKNGFYIVPKRGGRYLVGATVKERDFSKDVSLSGMMHLMETAKRILPAIAQADFENAWSGLRPQSAKGAPYMEEHSERKGLYACTGHFRNGILLSPASGKAMAELVVKESASIGR, from the coding sequence ATTATGAAGGAAGTAGACGTATGTATTATTGGGGGCGGTGTAATTGGCTGCTCTATAGCGTACGAGCTTTCCAAAAAAGGATACAAGACAGCTATTTATGAAAAAGGAAAAGCCGGTCAGCAAAGCTCAAGTGCTGCAGCGGGTCTGCTTGGTGTACAGGCTGAATGGGATGAATATAATCCGCTGTTTGACCTGGCTAGAGAAAGCAGAGAGATGTTCCCCAAGCTTGCAGAAGAATTAAGAGCTGTCACAGGAATTGACATTGGCTATGAGGAAAAAGGAATTTATAAAGTAGCTGAAACAGACGAAGAACTTGCTCAGCTTGAAAAAACAGCCGCATGGCAGATGGGGACAGGAGAGCCTGTGCAGCTTATGACAAAGGATGAGCTGAAAGAAAAAGAGCCGCTGCTATCAAATTCCGTTCTAGGAGGAGCCTATTATCCTAAGGATGGGCACGTCATCGCACCAGCATTAGCGAAGGCGTATGAGCACGCTGCACTGCTTAATGGAGCAAAGCTATTTGAGCATACCGCTGTTGATGAAGTATTGATGGATAACGGAAAAGCTGCAGGAGTGAGAGCGAATGGTGAGATGATCATGTGCGGCAAGGTGATTATTGCAGCGGGAGCATGGAGCACTCCGTTTTTAAAGACTTTTAGTCCTTTAAGTGAAACGTATCCTGTTAAAGGAGAAATGATCAGTGTGCTGAGTAAAGAAAAACTGATCAGTAAGCCTTTATATAAAAATGGTTTTTATATCGTACCTAAAAGAGGCGGCAGGTACTTGGTGGGCGCTACCGTGAAGGAGAGGGATTTTTCTAAAGATGTTTCGCTTTCCGGGATGATGCATTTGATGGAAACTGCAAAGCGGATTCTGCCGGCAATTGCCCAGGCGGACTTTGAAAATGCATGGAGCGGGCTCCGGCCTCAAAGTGCCAAAGGAGCCCCTTACATGGAAGAACACAGTGAACGAAAAGGTCTTTACGCTTGCACCGGCCACTTTCGCAACGGAATTCTCTTGAGCCCTGCTTCAGGAAAGGCTATGGCGGAGTTAGTTGTAAAAGAATCAGCATCCATCGGGAGGTAA
- a CDS encoding thiamine phosphate synthase gives MEFHVVTNGKLGFEEITEFMKLAGSKIDYLHIREKEKTAMEIYEGVRFLIASGIPEEKLILNDRTDIAAAAGVRRVQLGYRSLSPSVVKSAVPDIHAGQSVHSLKEALSAEESGADSVLFGHLFETESKKGVQPKGIESAKKLACRLSVDVLAIGGIEPMHIQALSEGKIAGFAVMSGIWESRSPVRAAEEYRNAITACKEVRL, from the coding sequence ATGGAATTTCATGTCGTTACAAATGGAAAGCTTGGATTCGAAGAAATCACCGAATTTATGAAACTTGCAGGTTCAAAGATTGATTATCTCCACATAAGGGAGAAAGAAAAAACAGCTATGGAGATTTATGAAGGTGTCCGATTCCTCATAGCGTCAGGCATTCCCGAGGAGAAATTGATTCTGAATGACAGGACGGATATTGCTGCGGCGGCAGGGGTAAGGAGGGTGCAGCTCGGATATAGGAGTCTTTCGCCTTCTGTGGTCAAATCAGCAGTTCCGGACATTCACGCCGGACAATCGGTTCATTCGCTTAAAGAAGCTTTAAGTGCCGAAGAGTCAGGTGCTGATTCCGTTCTTTTTGGACATCTTTTTGAAACGGAAAGCAAAAAAGGCGTGCAGCCGAAGGGAATTGAATCAGCAAAGAAACTGGCATGCCGGCTTTCCGTTGATGTCCTCGCAATTGGAGGAATTGAACCTATGCATATTCAAGCTTTGTCGGAAGGAAAGATTGCTGGATTCGCAGTCATGTCCGGAATTTGGGAGAGCAGAAGCCCGGTCAGAGCAGCAGAAGAGTATAGGAATGCCATTACGGCATGCAAGGAGGTGCGATTATGA
- a CDS encoding CHY zinc finger protein codes for MINAEVMKMVKGSLVDDETRCTHYHSQLDIIAIKFWCCKEYYPCHICHAEHADHRAQVWPAEMFDEKAVLCGKCGNELTIHDYLECGSVCPECKGSFNPGCSAHAGLYFQVL; via the coding sequence ATGATAAATGCAGAGGTGATGAAAATGGTCAAAGGATCTCTTGTAGACGATGAAACCCGCTGCACCCATTACCATAGCCAGCTTGATATCATTGCGATCAAATTCTGGTGCTGCAAAGAGTATTATCCATGTCATATTTGCCACGCGGAACATGCAGATCATCGAGCCCAGGTTTGGCCAGCCGAAATGTTTGATGAGAAAGCCGTCTTATGCGGAAAGTGCGGAAATGAACTGACGATTCATGACTATTTGGAATGCGGTTCTGTTTGTCCGGAATGCAAAGGAAGCTTTAATCCGGGGTGCAGCGCTCATGCCGGCTTGTATTTTCAGGTTCTTTGA
- a CDS encoding sulfite exporter TauE/SafE family protein encodes MNKLIIFIFVGLLAQFIDGALGMAYGVTSTTLLLTFGIAPAIASASVHIAEVATTAASGASHIKFGNVDKKTVLKLIIPGSIGAFAGACFLSNLPGDLVKPYVSTFLLALGIYVTIRFLFLVRQQQKVEDKLEISAKKAVPLGLIAGFFDATGGGGWGPIATPVLLSQKGTSARKVVGTVDTSEFAIALSASIGFIISLGWEQVNWLWAGALMIGGVIAAPLAAWLVRKVPAHLLGVLVGGFIVLTNARTLLQMWVPNQSFHPVIYGIILLLWAAAIAFSVLKYREISRKEEAGEYQL; translated from the coding sequence TTGAATAAGCTCATTATTTTTATTTTCGTAGGACTGCTTGCCCAATTTATCGATGGTGCGCTTGGAATGGCATACGGGGTCACATCAACAACCTTGCTCCTTACCTTTGGCATAGCGCCTGCTATTGCATCTGCCTCCGTGCATATTGCCGAAGTAGCAACAACTGCGGCATCTGGGGCGTCCCATATTAAGTTTGGGAATGTGGATAAAAAAACGGTATTAAAACTGATTATTCCAGGTTCAATCGGAGCGTTTGCAGGAGCCTGTTTCTTAAGCAATCTTCCAGGTGATCTTGTAAAACCCTATGTATCGACTTTCCTTCTTGCTCTCGGGATTTACGTCACCATCCGCTTCCTATTTCTTGTCCGGCAGCAGCAGAAAGTAGAAGATAAACTTGAAATATCTGCTAAAAAAGCGGTTCCGCTTGGACTAATCGCTGGATTCTTTGATGCAACCGGCGGTGGAGGCTGGGGGCCAATTGCGACGCCAGTGCTGCTTTCCCAGAAAGGCACCTCAGCTAGAAAAGTAGTCGGAACTGTAGACACAAGCGAATTTGCCATAGCTTTATCCGCATCCATTGGATTTATTATCTCTCTTGGATGGGAACAGGTGAATTGGCTGTGGGCAGGAGCCTTAATGATTGGCGGAGTCATCGCTGCTCCGCTTGCTGCCTGGCTGGTCCGTAAAGTACCTGCTCATTTACTTGGAGTTCTTGTCGGCGGTTTTATCGTGTTAACAAATGCAAGAACACTATTGCAAATGTGGGTGCCAAATCAAAGTTTTCATCCAGTCATTTACGGTATTATTCTTCTTTTATGGGCTGCAGCGATAGCATTCTCTGTTTTAAAATATCGTGAAATATCACGAAAAGAGGAAGCGGGGGAATATCAGCTGTAG
- the thiS gene encoding sulfur carrier protein ThiS, translating into MKVKINGSWTEIPDSIHSVAELAKHLNIDGKPIVIEKNAQILEREDHQDEAVAHEDHFEIVTFVGGG; encoded by the coding sequence ATGAAGGTGAAAATTAATGGGAGCTGGACGGAAATTCCAGATTCAATCCATTCAGTTGCCGAACTGGCTAAGCATTTGAATATTGATGGCAAGCCAATCGTAATTGAAAAAAATGCACAAATCCTGGAGCGGGAAGATCATCAGGATGAAGCTGTTGCACACGAAGATCATTTTGAAATCGTTACATTTGTAGGAGGCGGATAA
- a CDS encoding DUF3817 domain-containing protein, producing the protein MVSTPIKRLRFIGTIEGISFIVLLGIAMPLKYFADMPMAVTIVGSLHGLFFVLFILAVANAAFRHRWSIIKMGLALVASVIPFGTFFLNKKLPEK; encoded by the coding sequence CTGGTTTCTACCCCAATCAAAAGACTGCGGTTCATAGGAACAATTGAGGGAATTTCTTTTATCGTTCTTCTTGGAATCGCTATGCCGCTTAAGTATTTCGCAGACATGCCAATGGCAGTAACAATTGTCGGCTCCCTTCACGGACTGTTTTTTGTCCTATTTATTCTGGCTGTTGCAAATGCTGCGTTTCGCCACCGCTGGAGCATTATCAAAATGGGATTAGCACTTGTCGCCTCCGTCATTCCATTCGGAACGTTTTTCCTCAATAAAAAGCTGCCTGAAAAAT
- a CDS encoding glucosaminidase domain-containing protein yields the protein MLKDTRPYPLLLVTVLLLSFIIPTPPAKAESMSIMGSSMLTSKQMGDYVLLNNPTPKLTTVTIYQLAEIYLETGRKEGVRGDIAFAQAIHETGFFNYGGDVVPQQNNYAGIGTTGGGVKGAYFSTPEEGVRAHIQHLKAYASTEPLYTELADPRFKLVKRGIAPLWSDLNGRWAVPGRGYGEKVLEIHFDMAKITLAIPKVYLPANHKLPVAKLMIKSEVPMLAPDGSLFKMLNKDESIRVYGVLGNSYDVGGGYLIEANSSKMSAYIGRILIKDSKTVIYSPDGSVLRPVLSGEALRVYDYDEEAYQVGGGYYVSAADKPIYHLGRIQFSADTAMISPDGTVYSTLKKNTESRVYGINGNQLDLGGGYTVTYDPQQMKYVN from the coding sequence ATGCTAAAAGACACCCGTCCATATCCCTTGTTGCTGGTAACGGTATTACTGTTAAGCTTCATCATCCCTACCCCTCCTGCCAAAGCGGAATCTATGTCCATAATGGGATCCTCCATGCTGACCTCGAAGCAAATGGGCGATTATGTCCTGCTAAACAATCCAACTCCCAAACTAACAACTGTTACAATCTATCAGCTTGCGGAAATTTATCTTGAAACGGGCAGAAAAGAAGGCGTCCGGGGAGACATAGCGTTTGCCCAGGCTATCCATGAAACCGGTTTTTTTAATTACGGCGGCGATGTGGTTCCGCAGCAAAATAACTATGCTGGAATCGGCACAACCGGAGGCGGAGTAAAAGGTGCATATTTTAGCACACCGGAAGAAGGAGTACGCGCGCACATTCAGCATTTGAAGGCTTATGCCAGCACCGAACCGCTGTATACCGAGCTTGCAGACCCCCGTTTTAAACTGGTTAAACGCGGCATCGCCCCATTATGGTCTGACCTGAATGGAAGATGGGCAGTTCCAGGCAGAGGCTATGGGGAAAAAGTTTTGGAAATTCACTTCGATATGGCAAAAATTACGCTTGCTATCCCAAAAGTGTATTTGCCGGCAAACCACAAATTGCCGGTTGCAAAGCTAATGATTAAATCAGAGGTACCAATGCTTGCACCTGACGGGTCCCTCTTCAAAATGCTGAACAAGGATGAGAGTATCCGAGTTTACGGTGTTTTAGGAAACAGCTATGACGTTGGCGGCGGGTATTTAATTGAAGCCAATAGCAGCAAAATGAGTGCGTACATAGGCAGAATTTTAATAAAAGACTCAAAAACTGTGATATACAGCCCGGACGGATCTGTTCTCAGACCGGTCCTTAGCGGAGAAGCTCTTCGGGTTTATGATTACGATGAAGAGGCGTATCAGGTAGGCGGAGGCTATTATGTTTCCGCAGCGGACAAGCCTATTTATCACCTTGGCCGCATTCAGTTTTCAGCTGACACGGCTATGATTAGCCCGGATGGGACTGTTTACAGCACATTAAAAAAGAATACAGAGTCCCGCGTTTATGGAATTAATGGAAACCAGCTGGATCTTGGCGGCGGCTATACCGTAACCTATGATCCGCAGCAAATGAAATATGTAAATTAA